The sequence GATACATCTCTCCTGTTCTACAGGGTGATAAGCGCATACACAATGATAAGGGTATTTAGTAACTGTGACTAAATGAACAGAGAAGAAAAAGATCAACTCACCGGTTATCATCAGCACTATAAGCCTCAGTATGGTAAGCTGGTGGTAAAACAGTAGCCTTATGACGATTGATAGCATAGAAACGAAAAAATAATTTCACTTTTTCGCTAAGATATTGAGCAAGTTCAGCACCAGGTTTCCCATCTTTTTGAAAACAACTATCAGGCATAACCTTCTTAATCAGTAACCAACTACCGTCCAATAATGATTCTAACATACTGTAAGGTCCGCAGTTGGATATTTTTCTAAGTCTaccaaataatgataattcgtCATAGGTCAATCCCATTTCACATTCATCTGTCTGACTAATTTCACCGTTAGATTGAAGTGGCATTAGTTCAGCTGTTGGGTGAGCAGATAAGATTTCTAACAATACTTCCGAAAGTTCAACTCCACTTCCAGAATCCATATAACTTGGGAACGTTTGAGCACAGTAAGCAATAAACAATCGTAAATCCAACTTACTGATACTTCCAATAGGATTTAAGTCTGCACTAGAACAGTCATACCTAAGAAAAAAAGTTGAAAACACAAGATAGCAAATTACCCGCAAAATCCTTTATGTAGTAAAATAGTGGTTTTTCTCTTAACATAATTGCTTTACTGTCTAATAATTTCTTATCACAAGAAAAGGATCGCAGTTACTAGTTGTGCCAACTACCTTGATATAATATAACATCTTAATGCTTCATAAAAAGTACATATTAAAAACTGGAAGGATCCTCTACTTACTTTTCCGAGCTTGTTTTGAGAAATTACCATAATAAAGGAAGGGAAGCAAACCATTCAAAATGTTTACTTTCCTCAAGTTACCGAATCCAGGAGCTTTTGATTACCATGCAGTTTGAGATATCATATGTCGCTTACTTGACAAATCCCACCGAGCTCAGTACTTTCATTCCGTTGGATCGAATCCAATAGTCCACATTTCCAATGTTAGTCAATTAGCGCTGTAGCCCATTTTTAATCCCTTATTGAATTCGTTTTCATTACAAGTTAGAAACTGGTAAATCTATACCGACGCTAATGACTAGCgggaaaattattatttattacggTGATCTTACGGAACAGCTGTTGCGCGCTTTGTGATATTTAGTAGTCCTTCAGTCGATATCATTACTTGATGATACTTtcgatttttttaaataatccgAAAAACCGCTTGATCGCACTATTCTTTCAGCTGATGATTAACTAAGAAAAGTCGATACTTTTAACAGCCTAAGGAGACGGACTGTGATAGAGATAACTTACGAAATGATCATGAAACCAGTGTTCTTCGAGATTTCACGAAATACGAGTGTAAACCCATATGTAATCGGTCTAATTTTACCAATCAGAGTTTGCTCAACATGATATACATCTAGCCACGAATTAAACTCGGCTTTAAAAAATACTGGGAACCGGAAAGTGTCAATTAGATTCGAAAATAAGACATACAAACCTCTTAGTGATTACTGTGCCGtaaatttcaattttaaaaaCTAACTAAACCTTTAAAAGTTATCATTTCGATATCTCAGTAACAAAACATCCCACTGTATGTGGAAGTAACTCGTAAGTTGACCGATTAAGATACAAAGATGGAGTTGCAACAAAGCGTATTGAGGGGATAACTATCGATGACAACAGTATTGACTGGATTATTTGGATAACATCAAGGAAGTGATAACTTCATAGAACTAAGGGATTTCTACTTCAGTGAAACAAAGATATATGAACGATAAATGCGTTTAATTTCAGTAAATTCTCACCAGGTTATATAGCTATAAGTAAAAAAATAACCAAATTTAAGTCAAGtacattaataaatttattttagtaAGATGTAGCTGGCTTCATCTACGGCATTTCCTTGGACTGTTATTTATAATTGCAAAACATGATAGGAAGTTATCGAATAAATTACTGACCATTCGTTTAAAATTGGAGACAAAGATAATCTTTTCCTCTCATATTAGATATGACCCTGTGTAGTTCGATCAACATTGGTTATTTGAAGGTTAATGACACTTCTCGGGTGCCAAGAAAAAAGTACATGTTATTGGGGTTTAAGCGCACAACTTAATAGCAAAAAAATGCTTTAACCACTACGACGGTCTGTTTCAAAGCTAATTTATATTAAGTTCAGATAAACTTGGTAACACAGAATTTCACTTTCAATATCATACGACGAGTAGAATTTTTACCTAGTAGTTTAACTTGCAGCTTACGATCAAGAATAAGGTTTCGAGCGAAATGATATTAATCGATTAATGTGTCGTATCAAATGAATAAGTTGTTGTTTCACATACATGGCAAGTCAGTTAGCCACTTGTCCTGTGTCTTATCTGGACGTTTTTTTGTTGGGACAACCAAAAACTTGACCAAATCAGAACTCAGTAAAGTTAATCGGgtaattattttcatcatgaacttaTTGCAGTGAAAACCATTATATTAACTGGTTATTACgaaaaatttaaataacaatgaatatttCTCACTGAAAAGTTGTCAAACTGCATTTTTACTAGGTGAAAGTTTAACAAATGGTAACCTACTTTGTTAAATAACCTCTTAGTCCTTCATCTAGATTTGCACTACTTAAAACTAACAGACCTGACGGCAAATTCCATTTCCATGGTATTAACTGAGCCAGTAAATATGCTGAAACCATACGACTTCTAGCTTGTATATTTTGAAGAGCTAAACTCTCTTTACTTGAACCGCCATGAACAGTGAAACGAGGTGGTTGAGCAAGATTCAAAGTCTTGGAAGCCATATGGACAAATTCTTTTACCAGTGGTGTAACATCGGACTACGAATTATACATAATGttagaattaaaaataaattttaatattaagCAATTTTAAGGCTACATAATAATAAAGAGGTTTGCATAATGGAACTTTATCACTTTGCTAAGTGATTACATTACATTCTTTAACCTATACAAACCTGATCAATACCAAAGACTAACTTATCGACCTGCTTATCATAATGACGATATAATATAGTTGGTTACCTTATTGACTTACGTTGATGGTGATTAGTTAAACCATTTAATTCAAACAAACTAATAACTTAGTGGGTAAAACCTTGGGTTTTGAATTCAAGTGTGAATACGAGAATTAGAACTCAAGAGATGATGTATACGCCCCGTTGGtgagtttttaaataaaaacaaatgcgttAACCGAACTTCGTTATCAGTTACCAGCAAATAGCACTCAGTAACAAGATATAAATCTTATTTAAACAGTTTATTTGTGGGAATTTTTCAATTTTAAGATGGTGATGATGCAGCCCAGAATAACTGGCTTAGATTGATTTGAAGCAACTGAGAGATACAGCTTCACATGAAGCTGGAGCAAAGATCTCCAGGAAGTGAAAAGCACTGGGTACCGACTTACTAGTCTTAAAAAGTCGGGTTGAAAGAGTGATCTGAAGGGTCTGGTTTTTATCCTAAGTATGTGATACCCACTCCTGAAGATTTTGAGGGTacgaaataaacaaaatgtccactccttccaggtttttattGGTTCTCCGATTGACTCAGGCATGTAATGTAAATCCTTGCTGTATCACCACTTTTTCTTCGTTTTAATTTAATTCTACAGGTAATAATGGTGTTTTCTGTTTCAGAATACACTGCATAAAAAACAAGCTCATTAAAATGACAGATGTTTCAAAACTATCGGATCAATTTTCGGAGTAATGTAAAAGAGATTGAAATTTAATTACTTCTAAATGATTTGAACCTAAAAGTTTAGCTAAGCGATTAGCACGTGATCTTGTAAGCGCAGAACTGTTCTCACTTGACATAAAACAAGTTGTTAGTAGACGAGAACATAATTGACGACCACTATCAGGGATATATTTATCCGACTCATTCAATAGAGTTCGTAAATCGTGCGTAACGGACATATTACCTTGTCTTATAGCTTGAAAAAtctaaaatgaaagaaaaaataaacatatgTATTTCACTTCAGCaaatgcataataataatactaactatagtagtatatataataatataatacatcCCTTGAATTAAAGTCTGTGGAAATATTACGTGTAGTAAAAATGAAGCAGtttcaaatatcattttatGGATTTGTTTGTCACTTATTGTTAAGCAACCATACTGTGAAATACTTGATCAATTGGTTGAATTTTGACAGCAGAATAATATAAACGAATACccttgatcagaagtccttaaGTTAATCATTAAACTCCCTCAAATTAATAAGTTAGTCAACGGTTTATTGAATCAAACACGATTATCATGGTATATAATGGTCATTAAATATCTCAGATTACATTTGAGACCAAACTTACAATAACAAACAAACCAAGTTAGAGATGATGATAGATATATTCTGTATACATCTGTTTGTTTGTGGGACAATAGTATTGCTAGAGATGCTGGTTGTGTTGGAAAAACACTCCTTTCGCCATATCTTGTTACAATAGGGAGTACGACTCTACTGTCGGATTTTAAATGTGCTACTTTTAGTCCTATTGTTTTGCTGACTACCTGCTAGGTACGTTAGGACCTcaagaaataaatgttttagCCAATATAACCCCACTGGATCGTCATAACAGAAGGATTAAAACGTCGCATTAAAGTAGCAGTTACATTCGGGATAACTTTACCGCAAACTGCACATTGATGGAACTTCAGAATGGCTTATTTTTCCTACCTTTTTAGCATAACACTCTACTCCTACTTCGATTTTAGCGCCCAgacagtattacagccctcacacaaatcaatgataactgctaATGGCCCCATTGTTATTGTGTAGCGCATACGTATTTGGTACCCccgttgtaccaatgtttgtgttcaaataaataaataaacataacacTCTGCTACAAATTGAATCACTATATCTCCACACTGTGATAGTGAAATAGAAATGATTAAACATAGCTTTTACTAAAACGACACtttttaatgaaattacttgatTACAAAGACTGAACACAATACACGCAACTGCTGCACTGTCCAAACCTCCACTCAGGCAAAGAAAAAATCCTGAAGACTTGCTTCGGCGTAAATTGTCCCATAACCATAATGCAGGACCATAAGAAATCTCTTCTGGAGGTGAGGGAATATGAGTATCAACGTGAGGCTGTAAGGACTGATCAGGCCAATGGTCAATATGGCAAAGATTGAAATCAACCTACATATGAAAATGATCTAGGCAGATGTTATAAATTAAAGAACAAATTTATCAGAATTCACACTTTTGCTTAATCATAAAGTGTTCTGATGGAAGAAACAGCTATAGATGAAAAGCAATGTAGAGCATTATTTGCTTGTATGGAGATCGAATATTTTGTAGATAAACAAAAGCACTATATAGGCAACCAAACTAATTTCTTCAACTAAAGTTTCAACCTAGCTATTTATGGTATATTGAATGACAAAAAGTTAGGGATAAACTAATGATGAACATCAGAAAGTTGTTCACCATTTGCAAACGCTACATTCCAgttaataatatgaatagaCAATTGGCTTGCTTAATATGTAAATTCCGTTACATGAATTACAAGCCGTCAAATAATTTATATCGTGTTGTGACTGTTCTTGAAGTTTTAGTGTTTTCCAGAagtttattttcatgaaaacttCGAACACTAATTTATGTACGATTTTTAATGAAACAGATATCTGAATTAATTCCAGAAGCCCGATAATTGCTTCGGAGTTGTTGTTCGGTGGTCCGATCATTATCTTTCACAAGTTTGACTCTTGCCAAATACAACACAATCCATGTCTATGGTTCGAATCTTCGGCTTTCATATAAAGATATGGCCAAAATTAAAGTGCATGATCCTGTACTTGATTAgttatttggatttataatGTTTCATTAACTTATAATTACTGCTTAATCTAATATTTTCCAATAGTAAGTGCGATCAATCGTTCAAGAATATAGCCGAAATGGCTTGTGGTCGGTAATGGCAAAGAATATGCATCTAATCGGTATGATACTACTAATCACTGATAACTGACCAATGAATTTCCAATCTAAGCAATTATAACTAACGAGATATCTCTTTTCATGCTTTACCGTTCTTGAATTGTATTTTACTTCGCAGATGATACAGATATTCAAATTATAACCTTTAAGTTATATACTTATATTGTTATGTAGGTCCCTAgatcataataaaaataaatgaatgacatAATAAAAACAACAGAGCTTTGGTATCTTGCCCAGTGCGTTAAACGAAAGAAAATCGTACCTTAACAACTGGATAACAACTGTGTGTAATGCCAAATGCATCGGATTTCGCAGCTGCACGAGCTGCAGCCGCACGCCCAAAACAACGACTGGCAATTCGCTTTGATCTCAGTGAATTCAGACAAACAGTGACAGTTTCAACAGAGACATCCCCAAATCCAAACTGTGGGCTCAGACAAATTAGCTGACCGGAAACTGCGGCTAATGCACAACCGTCGTAACAAGCTCTCCCAGAATCGCATCCTCTAAGATTTGTATACGCATAGAATCCACCACCATTCGTTGTGCTGGCAGATTTCACTAGTTCTATTCTTCTACTTAGTTTTCTCAGTTCATGGTGACTGGCACTGGAATTGAGCACAGCATCCACACCAGCTGCATACATATCAATATGAGGTGGTGTTCCCGTCCAAAGCTCTTCACATGTTTCCAAGCCTATCTGTACACATTCAGAATAGCCATTTCCAGAAAATCGTAAAATAGCATCACCAAAAGCTGCTACTGACTGCGAATTCTTGGTTACTTTCTGGACTATTTCGGGCAACTCAAAGTCAATGATTCTCTGGTGATGAGGCCAAGGCGTAAACCAACGAGACTCTCTGTGCAAACCTTCATCTGCGAGGACTAATTTCGGTCGTATCAATAGAATAGTCCCATTTAACAAAAGAATTCTGCAGTTATAAGCCACACCTCTCAGTAAAACTGGCATTCCAATATCACAAACAATATCTTGCATTTcaacattttcatttgtttcacTCAATATTTTTGCAATGCATTGCCATGAATGAGTATAGGTATCCAATTCATGAAAATGATCTTCACATCCGTAACTTGAGACCTCTAGTTCTGGGCCAACTCTATACTTAGCCCCCAAGCGTTTAGCAGTTTTAATACTTTCGATTACACGTCTAGTATTTCCACTAAAGTCAAGCGCCCACTGATTCAGTACACATAGAGCAACAGTAAATTTGTTGGAGACCGGAGAAAAGTTAGTAACTACAGCAGACATTAAGCCCCTAGATCAAAATGCAAATTGCATGTTATATGCTTCGAAAAACAAAACACTTGCAAAGCAGAGAAAAGTTACACATGAAAACAGGGATTTAGGACTGATTAAATTGGGTTTTACATTATTAACCACATCCTGTTATAAGAATAGTGCCGTATTAGAGAGAACAGATGAAATGAGACGTCATTACGAAAAGATCAATACATTCTCAAAGACCAATTAAAACCCCAATTGTTAGAAATTAGTTGGTAATTCGCTACTATAGTGGGGATTTTCTGAATGAAGGATCCTCATTTTATTGTGCCTGACTTTGAAATATGTCAATATATTTCATAGGTAAAAACTTCAAGAAAGCATGTTGTGAATAATTCGTATTGCATATAGAACTGGATATCAGCGATGCGTATGGAAAACAAAGCCTTAAATTTGCAAGATATGTTGCTGAAACATTAGACTTAGTCAGCCAGCTACAAcgcaggaccaggcacatatatacatcggttcaagttgctatacctcgttagcacaacaagatgaacatcaaattcatattAGTTAcatcaatggtagtaatgtataCAAAAAAGATGGTGCATAAGGATACAATAAAAGAACAAAGAATtatttcgtagaaagaaaggcatAAAGCGATTCTAACTTCacggtttaagagaagacaaagagtgcatacacttacgccattgtgatcgattctaagccattTCACCcagtctctaaccactggttatgatagtcacactgaccccaaccaagtagtctgcatctaccaacatgactcagaccagaagttagtgactttatggactgatgccatgttttggtttggccgcctctaactttgTTGCAActatccccaacactagtcagcattgcgcgccgTGGTAAACGGtggtcgggcatacgtaacacgtggcccaactatctcaattgatgaagattcacaacatcatcaactgatttatcaccATTCTCTAATACCATACATCCAACCTCACTTTTACTTATCGCCTACTTatccagtgatcccagcagatgcgaacAATATTGAACTTAGGATTTAGCttgtaagtttattattattacatgtattaCTGTGGAGAATAATGGCGTCAAATCATGGGGACAATGGTTTACCAGCAATAGTCTATTGTGTTAAAGACTAAACTTTCATCAAATTAgtttgtcttctgatatttaaaGTGAACACCATACCAAGGGAGGAACagaagatatatatattatatatataatacatgtTAAAAAGCAATAATATAAAAAGCTATTTACTAAAGTTGTTATTGTTTCGTAAAAATATCTTTGAGAATCTTCGTACTGTCTGATACATATACACGTGCGGACGTTTCAGACCAGTCCTTCAGTTGGTACAGACAATTACAATTAATCCATAGacataatattatctatatgtGTATCATATACGTGGTGCACTTGTGCACGTGTACTATAAAAAGCAGAAGATTCTATTGGGAATCAAGCGGAGTAGCAGCAACAAGTTAGAAAGCAGTTACTTAGACCTAAAGCGACCGACCTTCAGAAGTCTGATGGCAGCGGGTTTTTGGGAAAACGAGACTTGTACATTCAAAGCCAAACATGACAGTGCTCTAGTTAATTTCTTAATAAGAACATCCAACAAACATAATTTGCTTAAATGTTGTCTGCTGATCATATAACCCAGTAACTGATTAGCTATTGACCACAGAATTTTTAAATGGAATAGATGGTATGGGGATAGCAGTTAATTGAGTGGTACACATTTAATCCTGTTTTCAGTCTAAACGTGAACAGTTGGATAATTCAAATAATCCTAAACTAAGTTAGgtctttattgttgttgtttttttgatTTTGATAAGTAATTAAAATTCAGCAGCATTGTATTTATGATGAGATAAATTTCCGGGGATGCTATAGGGATATGAAGTTGGTATGTCCATTCAAAGTCGACTTTTTGTCATCACCTAACAATTGTTTCCTGAAGCTTTCCAAGACTACCATTTGAATGACTGAAGAAAGTCACTAGATGGATTGCTATATTACTTTCGAACCtgctttttttttaatgttgacGTTAACTTTTATTAGAATTAAAGGTCAatgttttgtaaaataataaGTATAAGCTCCCTCGTTATATTAGGGAATATGCACCACAGCTTGCTTGTACGTTATCTGATGCAAATGCTTGACCGACTGCCTTCAGATAGATTTACATCAAGTAAAGGCCAACATGAATGTCGATTTGTTAGCTACTACAATTGCATGGAGCTAAGTGCCTTCAGTCTCTCACTCTACGGTCTTCTCTGTGGATCACTGAGGCGAACCTTATTGGTTTATATGTCTAACTTTGATCAGTTAGGGATATCGTGCGATCATCAAATCTGTGGCTGGTGGATCAGTTACACTCCAACGACTATGCATGACCTTCTAAGGTTCTTGAATGTGGGAAAATTATGAGTTTTACATGAGATGCGCTGTAGGGTATTAGAGGAATACCCAGGCCCATACTGTTTCCGTCTTAGTATTATTTTAAGATGCTtattttctgataataatttatttacccGCTGGAAAAACCCTTTTATATCCGTAAATAGCTGAGTGCAGACCGCCTGACACCAACCCACTCAACATTAGAAATAGGTGTTAATGGAACTGCCTTAATATCCACATAGCTCTTTTGGGATCGGCAACAAGATATTTGATAGACGAtcttaaattaaattttaaccTGTAAATCTTGAGTGGTAGTGCAGAG comes from Schistosoma haematobium chromosome 3, whole genome shotgun sequence and encodes:
- the NADSYN1_1 gene encoding Glutamine-dependent NAD(+) synthetase, variant 2 (EggNog:ENOG410WIE0~COG:H), encoding MSAVVTNFSPVSNKFTVALCVLNQWALDFSGNTRRVIESIKTAKRLGAKYRVGPELEVSSYGCEDHFHELDTYTHSWQCIAKILSETNENVEMQDIVCDIGMPVLLRGVAYNCRILLLNGTILLIRPKLVLADEGLHRESRWFTPWPHHQRIIDFELPEIVQKVTKNSQSVAAFGDAILRFSGNGYSECVQIGLETCEELWTGTPPHIDMYAAGVDAVLNSSASHHELRKLSRRIELVKSASTTNGGGFYAYTNLRGCDSGRACYDGCALAAVSGQLICLSPQFGFGDVSVETVTVCLNSLRSKRIASRCFGRAAAARAAAKSDAFGITHSCYPVVKVDFNLCHIDHWPDQSLQPHVDTHIPSPPEEISYGPALWLWDNLRRSKSSGFFLCLSGGLDSAAVACIVFSLCNQIFQAIRQGNMSVTHDLRTLLNESDKYIPDSGRQLCSRLLTTCFMSSENSSALTRSRANRLAKLLGSNHLEVIKFQSLLHYSEN
- the NADSYN1_1 gene encoding Glutamine-dependent NAD(+) synthetase (EggNog:ENOG410V727~COG:H); the protein is MSAVVTNFSPVSNKFTVALCVLNQWALDFSGNTRRVIESIKTAKRLGAKYRVGPELEVSSYGCEDHFHELDTYTHSWQCIAKILSETNENVEMQDIVCDIGMPVLLRGVAYNCRILLLNGTILLIRPKLVLADEGLHRESRWFTPWPHHQRIIDFELPEIVQKVTKNSQSVAAFGDAILRFSGNGYSECVQIGLETCEELWTGTPPHIDMYAAGVDAVLNSSASHHELRKLSRRIELVKSASTTNGGGFYAYTNLRGCDSGRACYDGCALAAVSGQLICLSPQFGFGDVSVETVTVCLNSLRSKRIASRCFGRAAAARAAAKSDAFGITHSCYPVVKVDFNLCHIDHWPDQSLQPHVDTHIPSPPEEISYGPALWLWDNLRRSKSSGFFLCLSGGLDSAAVACIVFSLCNQIFQAIRQGNMSVTHDLRTLLNESDKYIPDSGRQLCSRLLTTCFMSSENSSALTRSRANRLAKLLGSNHLESDVTPLVKEFVHMASKTLNLAQPPRFTVHGGSSKESLALQNIQARSRMVSAYLLAQLIPWKWNLPSGLLVLSSANLDEGLRGYLTKYDCSSADLNPIGSISKLDLRLFIAYCAQTFPSYMDSGSGVELSEVLLEILSAHPTAELMPLQSNGEISQTDECEMGLTYDELSLFGRLRKISNCGPYSMLESLLDGSWLLIKKVMPDSCFQKDGKPGAELAQYLSEKVKLFFRFYAINRHKATVLPPAYHTEAYSADDNRFDFRPYLYPNDWNWQFTCLDLLVKKWIEQFE